One window from the genome of Osmerus eperlanus chromosome 3, fOsmEpe2.1, whole genome shotgun sequence encodes:
- the slc38a11 gene encoding putative sodium-coupled neutral amino acid transporter 11 encodes MFHQLENDDRKALLSPQKVFGEAGRSTMTSASFNFINSIIGSGIIGLPYALNQAGLPLGLLLLVLVAFITDFSIILLIKGGNLSGTRSYQSLVQSTFGFPGFLVLSALQFLYPFMAMVSYNIITGDTLTKVFLRIPGVGPGHILAERHFVILVSTLFFTLPLSLYRNISKLGKVSLLSMVLTLAILITAIIRAATLGPQIAPTEDSWGFARWNAVQAVGVMSFAFICHHNSFLIYGSLEEPSLANWSRVTHVSVGSALVVSALFATAGYATFTGYTQGDVFENYCRNDNLATFGRFCYGVSIITTFPLECFVTREVVSNVFCSGPLSPIAHFAVTFLIVSVCTAVSLVYDCLGFVLELNGVLSATPLIFIIPSACFLKLSSGRWFQGENLVPSIILLLGVFVMVTGLIMTGLYPQDCSHGMEMFYCTASNSSTPTSSTPSTAQSSQNSTLSVT; translated from the exons ATGTTTCACCAG TTGGAAAATGACGACAGGAAAGCATTACTTTCTCCACAAAAAGTTTTTGGAGAAGCGGGGAGAAGTACGATGACATCAGCCTCTTTTAATTTCATCAATTCAATAATAGGATCTGGAATAATAG GTTTACCATATGCTCTCAACCAGGCTGGTCTTCCTCTGGGCCTCTTGCTTCTTGTGTTGGTGGCTTTTATCACCG ACTTTTCCATCATATTGCTGATAAAAGGAGGAAATCTATCAGGGACACGGAGTTACCAGTCACTTGTCCAGAGCACTTTCGGTTTCCCAGGATTCTTAGTGCTGTCTGCATTGCAATTCCTCTATCCATTCATGG CTATGGTCAGCTACAACATCATTACTGGAGACACGCTGACCAAAGTGTTTCTGAGAATACCTGGAG TCGGCCCAGGTCACATTCTGGCAGAGCGGCACTTTGTCATATTAGTGTCGACCCTGttcttcactctccctctgtcgCTGTATCGGAACATCTCCAAGCTGGGGAAG GTGTCCTTGTTGTCCATGGTGTTGACGCTAGCCATCCTCATCACTGCCATCATCAGAGCAGCTACCTTAGGACCccagat AGCTCCTACAGAGGATTCATGGGGGTTTGCTCGGTGGAACGCAGTTCAAGCAGTTGGTGTCATGTCTTTTG ccttCATCTGCCACCACAACAGCTTCCTGATCTATGGATCCCTGGAGGAGCCCAGTCTGGCTAACTGGTCTCGGGTCACTCATGTGTCCGTGGGCTCCGCCCTGGTGGTCAGCGCTCTGTTTGCTACTGCAGGCTACGCTACCTTCACAGGCTACACACAGG GGGATGTCTTTGAGAACTACTGCCGGAACGACAACCTGGCAACTTTTGGCCGCTTCTGCTATGGGGTTAGCATCATAACCACCTTTCCTCTGGAGTGTTTCGTGACCAGAGAG GTGGTGTCCAATGTCTTCTGTAGTGGACCTTTGTCCCCCATTGCCCATTTTGCTGTTACTTTTCTCATTGTATCAGTGTGCACAGCGGTATCCCTGGTGTATGACTGCCTGGGGTTTGTTCTGGAGTTAAAC GGTGTTCTGAGCGCTACCCCTCTGATCTTCATCATCCCGTCCGCCTGCTTCCTCAAACTGTCCTCCGGACGCTGGTTCCAGGGCGAGAATCTGGTCCcctccatcatccttctgctgggtgtgtttgtcatggTGACTGGCCTGATCATGACTGGCCTCTACCCCCAGGACTGCTCCCACGGCATGGAGATGTTCTACTGCACGGCCTCCAACAGCAGCACCCCCACCAGCTCCACGCCTTCCACAGCACAGTCTTCCCAGAACTCCACTTTGAGTGTCACATGA